The Oreochromis niloticus isolate F11D_XX linkage group LG2, O_niloticus_UMD_NMBU, whole genome shotgun sequence genome includes a region encoding these proteins:
- the LOC100692482 gene encoding sodium/hydrogen exchanger 2 isoform X2: MAALWTLSLLLSASLLGCLAVTSPDGSPLPHNLPPSLGTNSSDGSLSVDLPMALRVFSMDYHHVQAPFEIVLWIMLASLAKLGFHWSGRVPAVVPESCVLIMVGLLVGGVIYGVRHSAPPTLSADAFFLFLLPPIVLDAGYFLPGRLFFENLGTILWYAVLGTLWNVLGIGLSLYGVCLLAQSSLGDVSLLHCLLFGSLIAAVDPVAVLSVFQEMQVNEQLHILVFGESLLNDAVTVVLYKLFESFLRLPSVSGLDVLLGGCRVVVVGIGGLCVGLFFGLLAALTSRFTSRAQVIAPLFVFLYSYLSYLTSEMLHLSGIMAIVTCAATMKQYVEANVSERSNTSIQYFLKMWSSVSETLIFIFLGVSTIQDIHMWSWPFVCSTLLLCLIWRATGVLLLTAFVNKLRRNAVTFRDQFIIAYGGLRGAICFSLVFLIDDFPKKRLFITTTIVVILFTVFVQGMTIKPLVELLYVKRKKRALPTLSEEIHSRLIDHLVAGIEDVVGYWGQHYWKDKFEQFNKKYLRRFLIRNDRQASSSILRVYQELERREQRGVEEEAPPIVDPRSQGRPLLPEEMESIRRILSRNLQNFNNKTPAYSRHTLHQDTSVDRTRKPLYRHQSLGERYSYNTITHFQGEDGGLSEPQRVRTGLSRSHTVCSISPRSTLLDSSVSAGLAQTRSTDPREDLVSPRHQETVERAARKHLSFVLENEKQQ, from the exons ATGGCTGCTCTGTGgactctctctctgctgctctctgcCAGTCTGCTGGGCTGTCTGGCCGTGACCTCTCCCGATGGGAGCCCTCTGCCCCACAATCTGCCCCCCTCGCTGGGCACCAACAGTAGTGATGGCAGCCTGTCTGTGGATCTGCCCATGGCTCTGAGGGTGTTCAGCATGGACTATCACCACGTGCAGGCTCCCTTTGAGATCGTGCTGTGGATCATGCTGGCCTCACTGGCCAAGCTGG GTTTCCACTGGTCAGGTCGAGTCCCTGCAGTCGTCCCCGAAAGCTGCGTCCTCATCATGGTGGGCCTCCTGGTTGGAGGTGTGATCTATGGCGTCCGCCACTCTGCTCCACCAACTCTCAGTGCAGAtgctttcttcctctttctgctGCCACCCATCGTGTTAGATGCGGGATATTTCCTGCCAGGCAGGCTGTTCTTTGAAAACCTTGGTACAATCCTCTG gtATGCAGTGCTGGGGACCTTATGGAACGTCCTGGGCATCGGCCTGTCTCTGTACGGTGTTTGCCTGCTGGCTCAGAGCTCACTAGGAGATGTCTCTCTGCTCCACTGCCTGCTGTTTGGCTCCCTGATCGCTGCTGTAGACCCAGTGGCGGTGCTTTCTGTTTTCCAAGAGATGCAAGTTAACGAACAGCTGCATATCTTGGTGTTCGGAGAGTCACTGCTCAATGACGCCGTCACTGTG GTGCTCTACAAGCTTTTTGAGTCCTTCCTCCGTCTGCCATCAGTGTCAGGGCTGGACGTTTTGCTGGGGGGCTgcagggtggtggtggtgggaatCGGAGGCTTGTGCGTAGGTCTCTTCTTCGGCCTGCTGGCAGCCCTCACCTCACGTTTTACCTCCAGGGCCCAAGTCATCGCCCCGCTCTTTGTCTTCCTCTATTCCTATTTGTCTTACCTTACCTCAGAGATGCTTCACCTCTCTGGGATCATGGC CATAGTGACCTGTGCTGCTACAATGAAACAGTACGTGGAAGCAAATGTGTCGGAGCGCAGCAACACCAGCATCCAGTACTTTCTGAAGATGTGGAGTAGCGTGAGCGAGACCTTAATCTTCATCTTCCTGGGAGTGTCCACCATACAAGACATCCACATGTGGAGCTGGCCGTTTGTGTGCTCTACGCTGCTGCTCTGTCTCATCTGGAGGGCCACAG GTGTGCTTCTGCTGACCGCGTTTGTGAACAAGCTCCGGAGGAATGCTGTGACCTTCCGAGACCAGTTCATCATCGCCTACGGTGGCCTGAGAGGGGCAATCTGTTTTTCCCTGGTCTTCCTGATTGATGACTTCCCAAAGAAACGACTCTTCATCACCACTACCATTGTGGTCATTCTCTTTACGGTATTTGTACAG GGGATGACCATCAAGCCTCTGGTGGAGCTACTGTatgtgaagaggaagaagagagctcTGCCTACTCTCAGCGAGGAGATCCACAGCAGG CTCATAGATCACCTGGTGGCAGGAATAGAGGACGTGGTCGGCTACTGGGGGCAGCACTACTGGAAAGACAA gtttgAGCAGTTCAACAAGAAGTACCTTCGCCGTTTCCTCATCCGTAACGACCGCCAGGCTAGCTCCAGCATCCTCAGAGTTTACCAGGAGCTGGAGAGACGGGAGCAGAGGGGAGTCGAGGAGGAGGCCCCGCCGAt AGTGGATCCTCGCTCCCAAGGGCGACCTCTGCTACCGGAGGAGATGGAGAGCATCAGGCGCATCCTCTCAAGAAACCTCCAAAACTTCAACAACAAG ACACCAGCCTACAGCAGACACACCCTGCACCAGGACACATCGGTGGACAGAACAAGGAAGCCCCTTTACAGACATCAAAGTCTGGGAGAAAGATACTCATACAacacaatcacacactttcAG GGGGAGGATGGTGGGCTAAGTGAGCCGCAGAGAGTGAGAACTGGACTTAGCAGATCTCACACAG TGTGCTCCATAAGCCCTCGATCCACTCTCCTGGACTCCTCAgtctcagctggcctggctCAGACTAGATCAACGGATCCAAGAGAAGACCTAGTCTCTCCAAGACATCAGGAAACCGTGGAGAGAGCCGCCAGGAAACACCTCAGCTTTGTTTTGGAGAATGAGAAGCAGCAATGA
- the LOC102079772 gene encoding transmembrane protein 182 — protein MRVGAAALSGGIFGVTGTLCFFLAFGTDYWLVASDNCGPYRWPTQTTPMGDKDANGTETLLVEEASASPPSLTLHHEGFFWRCAFQVEPTTHAVLATLFTNQPESKVCIHGYLFPLPVAVGQVPHPNYDPTAVFRGFWTVLIILGLVLALAGGFLLVCGVPFISYKLYKLGGAFLLAAACLFLFTLLLYVLWMEVVDVKSYILQERGETCPNAEVSVLYGLSFMVAAAGVPLELISGLVFLLVGRAIHASK, from the exons ATGAGGGTGGGAGCTGCAGCCCTGTCTGGGGGGATTTTTGGGGTAACAGGGACTCTGTGTTTCTTCCTGGCATTTGGTACTGACTACTGGCTGGTAGCAAGCGACAACTGCGGACCATATAGATGGCCAACACAAACGACACCGATGGGAGACAAAGATGCCAACGGGACTGAG ACTCTGTTGGTGGAAGAAGCGAGCGCCTCCCCTCCTTCCCTCACGCTGCACCACGAGGGCTTTTTCTGGCGCTGTGCGTTTCAGGTGGAGCCCACGACGCACGCAGTCCTGGCCACTCTCTTCA CAAACCAGCCAGAGTCTAAGGTTTGCATCCATGGTTACCTCTTCCCACTACCGGTTGCAGTTGGACAAGTCCCTCATCCAAATTATGACCCCACAGCAG TGTTTCGGGGCTTCTGGACCGTGCTGATAATCCTCGGACTCGTCTTAGCTCTGGCTGGAGGCTTCCTCTTGGTCTGTGGTGTTCCTTTCATCAGCTACAAACTCTACAAGTTGGGCGGGGCCTTCCTCTTAGCTGCTG CCTGCCTGTTCCTGTTCACGCTTCTGCTCTACGTGTTGTGGATGGAGGTGGTAGATGTGAAGAGCTACATCCTTCAGGAGAGGGGGGAAACATGTCCGAACGCTGAGGTTTCAGTCCTCTACGGCCTGTCATTCATGGTGGCGGCTGCCGGAGTGCCCCTGGAGCTCATCTCTGGTTTGGTCTTCTTGCTGGTGGGCCGTGCGATTCATGCCAGCAAGTGA
- the LOC100692482 gene encoding sodium/hydrogen exchanger 2 isoform X1 yields MAALWTLSLLLSASLLGCLAVTSPDGSPLPHNLPPSLGTNSSDGSLSVDLPMALRVFSMDYHHVQAPFEIVLWIMLASLAKLGFHWSGRVPAVVPESCVLIMVGLLVGGVIYGVRHSAPPTLSADAFFLFLLPPIVLDAGYFLPGRLFFENLGTILWYAVLGTLWNVLGIGLSLYGVCLLAQSSLGDVSLLHCLLFGSLIAAVDPVAVLSVFQEMQVNEQLHILVFGESLLNDAVTVVLYKLFESFLRLPSVSGLDVLLGGCRVVVVGIGGLCVGLFFGLLAALTSRFTSRAQVIAPLFVFLYSYLSYLTSEMLHLSGIMAIVTCAATMKQYVEANVSERSNTSIQYFLKMWSSVSETLIFIFLGVSTIQDIHMWSWPFVCSTLLLCLIWRATGVLLLTAFVNKLRRNAVTFRDQFIIAYGGLRGAICFSLVFLIDDFPKKRLFITTTIVVILFTVFVQGMTIKPLVELLYVKRKKRALPTLSEEIHSRLIDHLVAGIEDVVGYWGQHYWKDKFEQFNKKYLRRFLIRNDRQASSSILRVYQELERREQRGVEEEAPPIVDPRSQGRPLLPEEMESIRRILSRNLQNFNNKQTPAYSRHTLHQDTSVDRTRKPLYRHQSLGERYSYNTITHFQGEDGGLSEPQRVRTGLSRSHTVCSISPRSTLLDSSVSAGLAQTRSTDPREDLVSPRHQETVERAARKHLSFVLENEKQQ; encoded by the exons ATGGCTGCTCTGTGgactctctctctgctgctctctgcCAGTCTGCTGGGCTGTCTGGCCGTGACCTCTCCCGATGGGAGCCCTCTGCCCCACAATCTGCCCCCCTCGCTGGGCACCAACAGTAGTGATGGCAGCCTGTCTGTGGATCTGCCCATGGCTCTGAGGGTGTTCAGCATGGACTATCACCACGTGCAGGCTCCCTTTGAGATCGTGCTGTGGATCATGCTGGCCTCACTGGCCAAGCTGG GTTTCCACTGGTCAGGTCGAGTCCCTGCAGTCGTCCCCGAAAGCTGCGTCCTCATCATGGTGGGCCTCCTGGTTGGAGGTGTGATCTATGGCGTCCGCCACTCTGCTCCACCAACTCTCAGTGCAGAtgctttcttcctctttctgctGCCACCCATCGTGTTAGATGCGGGATATTTCCTGCCAGGCAGGCTGTTCTTTGAAAACCTTGGTACAATCCTCTG gtATGCAGTGCTGGGGACCTTATGGAACGTCCTGGGCATCGGCCTGTCTCTGTACGGTGTTTGCCTGCTGGCTCAGAGCTCACTAGGAGATGTCTCTCTGCTCCACTGCCTGCTGTTTGGCTCCCTGATCGCTGCTGTAGACCCAGTGGCGGTGCTTTCTGTTTTCCAAGAGATGCAAGTTAACGAACAGCTGCATATCTTGGTGTTCGGAGAGTCACTGCTCAATGACGCCGTCACTGTG GTGCTCTACAAGCTTTTTGAGTCCTTCCTCCGTCTGCCATCAGTGTCAGGGCTGGACGTTTTGCTGGGGGGCTgcagggtggtggtggtgggaatCGGAGGCTTGTGCGTAGGTCTCTTCTTCGGCCTGCTGGCAGCCCTCACCTCACGTTTTACCTCCAGGGCCCAAGTCATCGCCCCGCTCTTTGTCTTCCTCTATTCCTATTTGTCTTACCTTACCTCAGAGATGCTTCACCTCTCTGGGATCATGGC CATAGTGACCTGTGCTGCTACAATGAAACAGTACGTGGAAGCAAATGTGTCGGAGCGCAGCAACACCAGCATCCAGTACTTTCTGAAGATGTGGAGTAGCGTGAGCGAGACCTTAATCTTCATCTTCCTGGGAGTGTCCACCATACAAGACATCCACATGTGGAGCTGGCCGTTTGTGTGCTCTACGCTGCTGCTCTGTCTCATCTGGAGGGCCACAG GTGTGCTTCTGCTGACCGCGTTTGTGAACAAGCTCCGGAGGAATGCTGTGACCTTCCGAGACCAGTTCATCATCGCCTACGGTGGCCTGAGAGGGGCAATCTGTTTTTCCCTGGTCTTCCTGATTGATGACTTCCCAAAGAAACGACTCTTCATCACCACTACCATTGTGGTCATTCTCTTTACGGTATTTGTACAG GGGATGACCATCAAGCCTCTGGTGGAGCTACTGTatgtgaagaggaagaagagagctcTGCCTACTCTCAGCGAGGAGATCCACAGCAGG CTCATAGATCACCTGGTGGCAGGAATAGAGGACGTGGTCGGCTACTGGGGGCAGCACTACTGGAAAGACAA gtttgAGCAGTTCAACAAGAAGTACCTTCGCCGTTTCCTCATCCGTAACGACCGCCAGGCTAGCTCCAGCATCCTCAGAGTTTACCAGGAGCTGGAGAGACGGGAGCAGAGGGGAGTCGAGGAGGAGGCCCCGCCGAt AGTGGATCCTCGCTCCCAAGGGCGACCTCTGCTACCGGAGGAGATGGAGAGCATCAGGCGCATCCTCTCAAGAAACCTCCAAAACTTCAACAACAAG CAGACACCAGCCTACAGCAGACACACCCTGCACCAGGACACATCGGTGGACAGAACAAGGAAGCCCCTTTACAGACATCAAAGTCTGGGAGAAAGATACTCATACAacacaatcacacactttcAG GGGGAGGATGGTGGGCTAAGTGAGCCGCAGAGAGTGAGAACTGGACTTAGCAGATCTCACACAG TGTGCTCCATAAGCCCTCGATCCACTCTCCTGGACTCCTCAgtctcagctggcctggctCAGACTAGATCAACGGATCCAAGAGAAGACCTAGTCTCTCCAAGACATCAGGAAACCGTGGAGAGAGCCGCCAGGAAACACCTCAGCTTTGTTTTGGAGAATGAGAAGCAGCAATGA